The Linepithema humile isolate Giens D197 chromosome 2, Lhum_UNIL_v1.0, whole genome shotgun sequence genome has a segment encoding these proteins:
- the LOC105679024 gene encoding uncharacterized protein isoform X1, whose amino-acid sequence MSGVRNTLMSGAAVTAAVIAGYKVINSRKRKNLCSHKQTSEEMKNKKWRNVNKEYSTLQSSNWRKIGKVVDLGIFPVKSSQIKFNSESFKFRDYGMCVHNMETYIWDGMFLVYNKTTGKFEDSRKYPLLESLYVELTNPGELTLNSFISSNTVTMNLNQDRNPFNRFLKEIWNKTFGTFYSSDRNVNTWLKNWICEETNEDVILAHMLPRNWYSTERIKNNWIHFVDGYEAMEEDKTGKFITLPRFILMTLKTQLEILENDRYVTPNILVDTDDESINPFIEKTWDWIKIGDDVILRKVKPVPSADTTIQHCGIYCALWSGENVNVNDEVYIYCSDI is encoded by the exons ATG AGCGGAGTAAGAAATACGTTAATGAGTGGTGCTGCAGTTACGGCGGCCGTCATAGCAGggtataaagttattaattctaggaaaagaaaaaatctttGCTCCCACAAACAAACAAgtgaagaaatgaaaaataaaaaatggcgCAATGTTAACAAAGAGTATTCTACTTTACAATCTTCAAATTGGAGAAAAATTGGTAAAGTAGTTGATTTAGGGATATTTCCAGTGAAATCgagtcaaataaaatttaattctgagTCATTTAAATTTCGCGATTATGGAATGTGTGTACACAATATGGAGACATATATTTGGGACGG AATGTTTTTAGTGTACAACAAAACAACAGGTAAATTTGAAGATAGCAGAAAATACCCTTTATTGGAATCATTGTATGTAGAGCTCACAAACCCTGGcgaattaactttaaatagCTTCATATCGTCCAATACAGTAACAATGAATTTAAATCAAGATCGCAATCCTTTCAATCGATTTCTGAAGGAGATATGGAATAAAACTTTCGGAACATTTTATAGTTCAGATAGAAACGTTAATACATGGTTAAAAAA cTGGATATGTGAGGAGACAAATGAGGATGTAATTTTGGCTCATATGCTTCCACGTAACTGGTATTCGACAGAAAGGATAAAAAACAATTGGATCCACTTTGTTGATGGGTACGAAGCTATGGAAGAAGATAAAAcg GGAAAATTCATAACTTTACCACGTTTTATACTGATGACATTAAAGACGCAATTAGAGATACTTGAAAACGATAGATATGTGACGCCAAATATTTTAGTTGACACTGACGATGAATCGATAAATCCTTTTATAGAGAAAACCTGGGATTGGATAAAAATCGGTGACGATGTAATTCTCAGAAAGGTCAAACCAGTTCCGAG TGCTGATACAACAATCCAACATTGTGGAATTTATTGTGCTTTATGGTCTGGTGAGAATGTAAATGTGAACGATGAAGTATATATTTACTGTTCTGATATATAA
- the LOC105679042 gene encoding uncharacterized protein isoform X1, which yields MECVYTIWRHIFGTVYNKTEGEFEDSRKYPSLESLCVKFTNPGELTLSSVISSNTVTMNINRDRNPFNQFLKEVWNKTLGTFYSSDLNVNTWLKNWICEETNEDVILAHMLPRNWYSTERIKNNWFHFVDGYEAMEEDKTGKFITLPRFELMTLKTQLEVLENDRYVTPNILVNTDDESINPFIEKTWDWIKIGDDVILRKVKPVPSANKTIQHCGIYCALWSGGNVKVDDEIYIYYSDI from the exons ATGGAATGTGTGTACACGATATGGAGACATATATTTGGAACGG TATATAACAAAACAGAAGGTGAATTTGAAGATAGCAGAAAATACCCTTCATTGGAATCATTGTGTGTAAAGTTCACAAACCCTGGCGAATTAACATTAAGCAGCGTCATATCATCCAATACAGTAACAATGAATATAAATCGAGATCGCAATCCTTTCAATCAATTTCTGAAGGAGGTATGGAATAAAACTTTGGGAACATTTTATAGTTCAGATCTAAACGTTAATACATGGTTAAAAAA CTGGATATGTGAGGAGACAAATGAGGATGTAATTTTGGCTCATATGCTTCCACGTAACTGGTATTCGACAGAAAGGATAAAAAACAATTGGTTCCATTTTGTTGATGGGTACGAAGCTATGGAAGAAGATAAAAcg GGAAAATTCATAACTTTACCACGTTTCGAACTGATGACATTAAAGACGCAATTAGAGGTACTTGAAAACGATAGATATGTGACGccaaatattttagttaacaCTGACGATGAATCGATAAATCCTTTTATAGAGAAAACCTGGGATTGGATAAAAATCGGTGACGATGTAATTCTCAGAAAGGTCAAACCAGTTCCGAG CGCTAATAAAACAATCCAACATTGTGGAATTTATTGTGCCTTATGGTCTGGTGGGAACGTAAAGGTAGacgatgaaatatatatttactattctGATATATAA
- the LOC105679043 gene encoding uncharacterized protein isoform X1, translating into MSGVRNMLMSAAAITAAVIVGYKVIKSRKKKNLCSHKQTSEEIKNKKRRDVDKEYPTLQSPNWRKVGEVFDLAIFPVKSSERQFSSKSFDFRDYGMCVHDMETYIWDGMFLVYNKTTGKFEDSRKYPLLESLYVELTNPGELTLSSVISSNTITMNINRDRNPFNQFLKEIWNKTLGTFYSSDRNVNTWLKNRICEETNEDVILAHMLPRNWYSTGRIKDNWFHFVDGYEAMEEDKTGKFITLPRFILMTLKTQLEVLENNENVTANIIVYTDDESINPFIEKTWNWIKVGDNVILRKVKPVPSADKTIQHCGIYCALWSGGNVKVNDEVYIYCSDI; encoded by the exons ATG AGCGGAGTAAGAAATATGTTAATGAGTGCTGCTGCAATTACGGCGGCCGTCATAGTAGggtataaagttattaaatctaggaaaaaaaaaaatctttgctCCCACAAACAAACAagtgaagaaataaaaaataaaaaaaggcgCGATGTTGACAAAGAATATCCTACTTTACAATCTCCAAATTGGAGAAAAGTTGGTGAAGTATTTGATTTAGCAATATTTCCAGTGAAATCAAGTGAGAGacaattttcttctaaatcaTTCGATTTTCGCGATTATGGAATGTGTGTACACGATATGGAAACATATATTTGGGACGG AATGTTTTTAGTATATAACAAAACAACAGGTAAATTTGAAGATAGCAGAAAATATCCTTTATTGGAATCATTGTATGTAGAGCTCACAAACCCTGGCGAATTAACTTTAAGCAGCGTCATATCGTCCAATACAATAACAATGAATATAAATCGAGATCGCAATCCTTTCAATCAATTTCTGAAGGAGATATGGAATAAAACTTTGGGAACATTTTATAGTTCAGATAGAAACGTTAATACATGGTTAAAAAA CAGGATATGTGAGGAGACAAATGAGGATGTAATTTTGGCTCATATGCTTCCACGTAACTGGTATTCGACAGGAAGGATAAAAGACAATTGGTTCCACTTTGTTGATGGGTACGAAGCTATGGAAGAAGATAAAAcg GGAAAATTCATAACTTTACCACGTTTTATACTGATGACATTAAAGACGCAATTAGAGGTACTtgaaaacaatgaaaatgtGACGgcaaatattatagtttacaCTGACGATGAATCGATAAATCCTTTTATAGAGAAAACCTGGAATTGGATAAAAGTCGGTGACAATGTAATTCTCAGAAAAGTCAAACCAGTTCCGAG TGCTGATAAAACAATCCAACATTGTGGAATTTATTGTGCTTTATGGTCTGGTGGGAACGTAAAGGTGAACGATGAAGTATATATTTACTGTTCTGATATATAA
- the LOC105679042 gene encoding uncharacterized protein isoform X2: protein MECVYTIWRHIFGTVYNKTEGEFEDSRKYPSLESLCVKFTNPGELTLSSVISSNTVTMNINRDRNPFNQFLKEVWNKTLGTFYSSDLNVNTWLKNWICEETNEDVILAHMLPRNWYSTERIKNNWFHFVDGYEAMEEDKTGKFITLPRFELMTLKTQLERKPGIG, encoded by the exons ATGGAATGTGTGTACACGATATGGAGACATATATTTGGAACGG TATATAACAAAACAGAAGGTGAATTTGAAGATAGCAGAAAATACCCTTCATTGGAATCATTGTGTGTAAAGTTCACAAACCCTGGCGAATTAACATTAAGCAGCGTCATATCATCCAATACAGTAACAATGAATATAAATCGAGATCGCAATCCTTTCAATCAATTTCTGAAGGAGGTATGGAATAAAACTTTGGGAACATTTTATAGTTCAGATCTAAACGTTAATACATGGTTAAAAAA CTGGATATGTGAGGAGACAAATGAGGATGTAATTTTGGCTCATATGCTTCCACGTAACTGGTATTCGACAGAAAGGATAAAAAACAATTGGTTCCATTTTGTTGATGGGTACGAAGCTATGGAAGAAGATAAAAcg GGAAAATTCATAACTTTACCACGTTTCGAACTGATGACATTAAAGACGCAATTAGAG AGAAAACCTGGGATTGGATAA
- the LOC105679024 gene encoding uncharacterized protein isoform X2 encodes MECVYTIWRHIFGTVYNKTTGKFEDSRKYPLLESLYVELTNPGELTLNSFISSNTVTMNLNQDRNPFNRFLKEIWNKTFGTFYSSDRNVNTWLKNWICEETNEDVILAHMLPRNWYSTERIKNNWIHFVDGYEAMEEDKTGKFITLPRFILMTLKTQLEILENDRYVTPNILVDTDDESINPFIEKTWDWIKIGDDVILRKVKPVPSADTTIQHCGIYCALWSGENVNVNDEVYIYCSDI; translated from the exons ATGGAATGTGTGTACACAATATGGAGACATATATTTGGGACGG TGTACAACAAAACAACAGGTAAATTTGAAGATAGCAGAAAATACCCTTTATTGGAATCATTGTATGTAGAGCTCACAAACCCTGGcgaattaactttaaatagCTTCATATCGTCCAATACAGTAACAATGAATTTAAATCAAGATCGCAATCCTTTCAATCGATTTCTGAAGGAGATATGGAATAAAACTTTCGGAACATTTTATAGTTCAGATAGAAACGTTAATACATGGTTAAAAAA cTGGATATGTGAGGAGACAAATGAGGATGTAATTTTGGCTCATATGCTTCCACGTAACTGGTATTCGACAGAAAGGATAAAAAACAATTGGATCCACTTTGTTGATGGGTACGAAGCTATGGAAGAAGATAAAAcg GGAAAATTCATAACTTTACCACGTTTTATACTGATGACATTAAAGACGCAATTAGAGATACTTGAAAACGATAGATATGTGACGCCAAATATTTTAGTTGACACTGACGATGAATCGATAAATCCTTTTATAGAGAAAACCTGGGATTGGATAAAAATCGGTGACGATGTAATTCTCAGAAAGGTCAAACCAGTTCCGAG TGCTGATACAACAATCCAACATTGTGGAATTTATTGTGCTTTATGGTCTGGTGAGAATGTAAATGTGAACGATGAAGTATATATTTACTGTTCTGATATATAA
- the LOC105679043 gene encoding uncharacterized protein isoform X2 has protein sequence MSGVRNMLMSAAAITAAVIVGYKVIKSRKKKNLCSHKQTSEEIKNKKRRDVDKEYPTLQSPNWRKVGEVFDLAIFPVKSSERQFSSKSFDFRDYGMCVHDMETYIWDGMFLVYNKTTGKFEDSRKYPLLESLYVELTNPGELTLSSVISSNTITMNINRDRNPFNQFLKEIWNKTLGTFYSSDRNVNTWLKKICEETNEDVILAHMLPRNWYSTGRIKDNWFHFVDGYEAMEEDKTGKFITLPRFILMTLKTQLEVLENNENVTANIIVYTDDESINPFIEKTWNWIKVGDNVILRKVKPVPSADKTIQHCGIYCALWSGGNVKVNDEVYIYCSDI, from the exons ATG AGCGGAGTAAGAAATATGTTAATGAGTGCTGCTGCAATTACGGCGGCCGTCATAGTAGggtataaagttattaaatctaggaaaaaaaaaaatctttgctCCCACAAACAAACAagtgaagaaataaaaaataaaaaaaggcgCGATGTTGACAAAGAATATCCTACTTTACAATCTCCAAATTGGAGAAAAGTTGGTGAAGTATTTGATTTAGCAATATTTCCAGTGAAATCAAGTGAGAGacaattttcttctaaatcaTTCGATTTTCGCGATTATGGAATGTGTGTACACGATATGGAAACATATATTTGGGACGG AATGTTTTTAGTATATAACAAAACAACAGGTAAATTTGAAGATAGCAGAAAATATCCTTTATTGGAATCATTGTATGTAGAGCTCACAAACCCTGGCGAATTAACTTTAAGCAGCGTCATATCGTCCAATACAATAACAATGAATATAAATCGAGATCGCAATCCTTTCAATCAATTTCTGAAGGAGATATGGAATAAAACTTTGGGAACATTTTATAGTTCAGATAGAAACGTTAATACATGGTTAAAAAA GATATGTGAGGAGACAAATGAGGATGTAATTTTGGCTCATATGCTTCCACGTAACTGGTATTCGACAGGAAGGATAAAAGACAATTGGTTCCACTTTGTTGATGGGTACGAAGCTATGGAAGAAGATAAAAcg GGAAAATTCATAACTTTACCACGTTTTATACTGATGACATTAAAGACGCAATTAGAGGTACTtgaaaacaatgaaaatgtGACGgcaaatattatagtttacaCTGACGATGAATCGATAAATCCTTTTATAGAGAAAACCTGGAATTGGATAAAAGTCGGTGACAATGTAATTCTCAGAAAAGTCAAACCAGTTCCGAG TGCTGATAAAACAATCCAACATTGTGGAATTTATTGTGCTTTATGGTCTGGTGGGAACGTAAAGGTGAACGATGAAGTATATATTTACTGTTCTGATATATAA